The Negativicoccus succinicivorans genome contains the following window.
ATCCGACAAAATCCGCTTTTGTCATGGCTAAGCCAGCCACTTGAAGGTTACCCACATAGGTTCGTGCAGGACACATGCACAGCCCTTGCTTAGCGGCGCCGATCGTTATTGTCAAAGACGCTTTGACGGCGTCACCCATGATATTGCCGGTGTCAGCATTCACTCCTGTCGGCACATCGATCGCCACCACAGGGCAATCCCGCTTCTTTGCCGTTGCATTGATTGCTGCAACGGTTTCCAGCAGATGGGAACGTAACGGTGCAGTTAATCCGATCCCGATCAACGCATCTACGATACCATGCACTTCAGAAATCTCCGGTAATTGTCCGCCGGCAGCGAACGTAACTTGTCCGCCGGCAGCACAAAAACGTTCATAGTTGGTACGCGTGTCCGCAGTCATTTTTTGCGGGTCACCGATATGAATGACGGTTACATATATGCCAGCCGTTGCCGCATAACGGGCCGCCACATAACCATCACCACCGTTATTACCGCTACCGGCAAAAACCACCCAGTGCGCACCGGTATGCGGCGCATATATTTTTTCGATCGTGTCCCAAACGGCTTTACCCGCCTGTTCCATCAAATCAATCAACGGTCGCTGTGCGGACTCGCTCCATGCTTTTTCTAACGCCCGCATTTCTGCCGTATTAACGATTCGCATTCGTCTCTCCCAGTAAAGTAACTCCGGCGATAGCCATTTCTTTTTCATGACTGATGGAAACCGAGGCGCTTATAATGCCAAGGCTTTGCGCTTGCTCCGCGTACACACCGTGCCATTGCAGCATCGGTTGCCCCAGTTCACTCCACGAAATTTCCACGTCCGTAAATTTACCTTTACGGAACCCGGTGGTAAGAGCCTTGACCGCGGCTTCTTTCGCGGCATAAATTCCCGCCAATGACGCCCATTGCATTTGCACACGGCCTTGCGCATGAGCAATTTCGCCGGCCGTAAAAACGCGTTCCAAAAACTGCGGATGCCGCTCACAGGCTTTTTGGATGCGCGAAATTTTCACAATATCGTTACCAAAATAAATTTTCATTACATTCCCATCCTATCGAATGCGTCTATTGCTTGCGCAACTGTTGTCAATATGATAAAATTTTAAGGTATGAAGGCATGGAAATCG
Protein-coding sequences here:
- the acpS gene encoding holo-ACP synthase, producing MKIYFGNDIVKISRIQKACERHPQFLERVFTAGEIAHAQGRVQMQWASLAGIYAAKEAAVKALTTGFRKGKFTDVEISWSELGQPMLQWHGVYAEQAQSLGIISASVSISHEKEMAIAGVTLLGETNANR